DNA sequence from the Triplophysa rosa unplaced genomic scaffold, Trosa_1v2 scaffold47_ERROPOS492357, whole genome shotgun sequence genome:
AATCTGTCAGGGTTTACACTTTAAAATTACGGCAGCTCCAGATTGGATACAGCATCACTTGTGAAGACTTCAGATGATGCCAACACTCACAAAGACTTCAGATGATGGCAACTATAGATGGACATACAAAACTGCCAAATATGTAGGAGCTGATAGCctcgtgggcagtgctccgacacaTGGCGTGGTTGTGCTCTGGGCGACCCGAGATCGATTCCTGGCTCATGGTAATTTCCcgaccccacccccttctctctcccaatTTGCTTCctgtacaaataaaggcaaaaaacctGCCAAATATTGTAATCACTGCCTATGAAAGTGTAAGTTTGCTGATTGTCAATCCACTTTGTATTGTTACAATAATGGCCGTATAAGTAAATGGACAATGTTTACACTTATTTTTGTAGTtactattgtgcataattctgatcattttgtgcatatgtgcacttttgggctctgttgtacatcccactgtacatcccacttataagaagtaatCATAGGactgatattaccatagatgtgttaataatcagaccaataactattatacaagtgaatatatgaagatgatttaatgatttaatgacataatcagtatacttaagcattgattgagtgttgtttgaacatataagtatattttaagcattttaaccaagtatagaccagatttcagcaatataaaattcagtgatgtctttggatctgtttaaggcctgacctagataaagttcaaaaggttgaacatgttgttcactttgtggcctgaaaactggtaccaactggaaaacttatttttaaaaaccaagtgaaggccgacattccactattagatacaaaccttgttgcctagaaaataatagtggcagacgagaatgattggataataaaaaataaaaggtaaaggaaatttcctgattggtttaggaaagcacctcctttcctaagtttcactataactacaggctggaaaacactaagttttcagatgacttgggacatctcctttgtttgacctgatcaaataaagttaactccttgacacctgaaccttctttgtctgagagattttttgaacttcaagatcgacttctaCCACATCATATTTTGGCGCCCGAACAGGGACTGGAAAGAGGCTGAAGACATCTGACTACACCTGAGGGCACACCACCCGGCTGACTACACAGATCCAGCGCGCATTCTAGGTGAGCATAtttttgcttatagtttaaatttaacatctgtgtggtcTGCTGGAGGTGAGTACTGGGTGTGGTTGATGTCTATAAAAGCTTCTCCAGTCAAAAAGAACAATTTAATGTGAAATTGCAGGAGGGTATCAGGTTTCAACGAAATAGGTATGAATggaatggatggatgaatgaatATGCAGTAAGATACTGCCTGTAGATTTAGTTTGTCCCAAGAGGGGACGGTGAACTGCCTGCTGTGCGCagtgatattttttattttattccgcctgcatgtgtgcgaaGACTGCCTGCTGTGCGCagtgatatttatttattccgcctgcatgtgtgcggagagGCCGCCTGCATGTGCGCGGTGAAACTGCCTGCATGTGAGCagtaagatatttattccgcctgcatgtgtgcggagaccgcctgcatgtgtgcggtgaGACTGCCAGCAGTGAGCAGTGAGATATTTATTCTATAAGATGTGAGGCCTATAGATGCGCATAAGAAGTGAAATCTATGTCTTGTCTGTCTAAATTGTCTGTGTAAGTGTCTGTGTATCAGAAAAGCTGAAAAGAACTGAGAGAGGAGATGGTGGGGGCTAATTGGCCATACGCCCAGAAAAAAGTAGcaattgtgtgtctgtgagaaaTCATGCATGAAAAACTGAAGATCTAGGGAGACAGTaggaaactataataaataataaatacaaatatctatTACTTATTCTCTGGAGtaacattttagtttaaaaatgaGTTTAAATACTGTTATAAGACTTTTTGAGAAAGCTGGCTTTCAATAAAAGATTATATTATGAAAATAAGTACAGAAGACTGATCTTATTGAGACCATAACAAAAAATAGGTGTCATGTGGCCTATGAGGATATGttagtagattttatttttatatgagagtagtttagagtttattttgaaactttttctttattggttaagttttttgtttttaagacttttcttttttacaactgatttacataaataaactatTCAGACCCATGCTTTGAAATCTCCCTTCCCCAATAGTAAACCTTTACTTTATTGTTTcactttggtttatttttagtttgttgatttttacaattaaaggttgagacatttttcttttcttttaatattttagattgaatcattgattttaactttggagttttagagattttattttattgttttattatttcagtataatgaacttttggagtttttatttttattttttgagataTATTGACTTTTGAAGCTTGAAGTCAAGACTCTCATttgatttaattattgttttacttattGAGTTATTGGTTTTTGGCTTTTGGCCTTGAAGCTTTTTAAATATCTGATTGtttcaattttttgaagctactgattttaactttgaagttttgatttttgtttggttCTGTCTCAAGTTATTGAGAAATTGTTTACAAGTTCGAAGATCTGAGATTTTTATtactttccttttttgtttcaattcatttaattatttattttgaagtttTGAGATTTCTTTTCATCTATTGATGATGGAAGATTGATTATTTGGGATTGATAATTTTGAAACTGTTCTCATTGTCAATTTGTGATTATGAATTAATATTTGAATTTCAAGATTGAGATTTATTTCCCCATTAGTGATTTTtgccttattttgttttgtttcagttcactgagTTACCATATGCATGGCTGAAGAGGGGCCGGGTCTCAAATATGAACGATGTGAAGCCTTTCAGGCTAGAATACAGACCCTAGCAAGAGTGCTGGTTGAAACTAGGGGAATTAGTAACCACTTTTGGGAAGAATCAACATTCATTGACGAAGAGGGGAGAGAGCAGAATCTGACTGATGAAAGGAAAGATTGGTACTTGAAACAACTAACAGAAATTCGAAACTTAGATTCTGCCCAACAAGAGTGGCCTTACGTTCAGTGGAAAAAGATAACACAAGAGTGTTGCAAAGTTGAAGTGTTGAGATCTTTTTTGAACGAAGTCTGTAAATACCAATTTAAAAAGGCTAACAAACCCCCAGGCATATCAGCAACGACATTGCTTATTCAAAGAATCCCATTAGACCTATTGGCAGGCAGGTACTTTGGTGTAGGACAGCTGGAGGGATATCCATTGGGACAGGGACGCACTGGGCGGCTCATTACCCATCCTGAGCTGAGAGTCTCTGCAGATATCCGATATGTAAATTGGTCAAACAGAGAATTGCGTACCAATAATCTGGGAGAAGTAATCCCTCAACAGTTTGTGGCGGTGACTTTGAGAAAATTGGTAATGGAAATTGCCCCAGAAAACTCCAGATCTTGGTTTGAATTCCAGTAaagcaaatgattaaataaagaaacaaagttgatttgaaaatcaaataatgatttaatgaaagaattaaataaagattaaaatgatttgttaaagaaataaagttgatttgaataccaataatgatttaataaaagaaattaattaaaagaaagaagtgttttattgtgtgaaaACTATTGCaagaaattgtttaaaaatgtcagtCACTCCTGTAGATCTGTTGGGATCCAAATACCCAGTATGTAAAGactcaatagaaaaaatatccaaaaagtGGGCTGCAAGAACCAAAAACTTAAGAACGATATGGCCAGAAAGTGGTACCTTTGATGTGACAGTGTGTGAGGAAATGGAAGgcttaataaagaattataaaccaaaggacaaaaacaagaaacgtaGTGAAAAAAGAAAGGTAGAACAGGAAGTATTGAACCTGTTCAAAAATGAAGgaattaatttcctgaaaaatatgaaaataattagagaaatgataaaaaaggatGATGAAGAGGAAAAACTTGAGAAAATGACTCAGCCACCTCCCTATGAACCCTTCAAAAGCCAAATGATAAGACAAATGCCAGTAGTAACCATGACAGGAGATGTCACAATAGAAGGGCAGGTAGAGATAACACCCTACCCAGAGGAAGGTAATAAGGAACCAATCCCCCAGAGAGTAGAAAAGAGTAGGGACAGCAACAGCAAAGCCAAAAAGAAAGCCTCAGGCTGTACATCAAATCGAAATGATGAAGAACAAGATGAAGATGTGATCAGCCCTTATGCAGAAGCGCAGGAAGCATTGTCAGAATTAATTAGAGGAAGGGATGAGGTATATAGAGATGCAACagaatttttgaaaaaaatacaagCAGACTCTGCTCGTGGTTTAGAAGTGACTTCAAAAGCCAACTCTGAAGCAAgcgaggaagaagaagaggaggaagccCAATCTGAAGCTGGCAGTGAAAGCAGTCATCAAGCAAGACGTTCTCCAACTAACCGAGAGACCTCATCAGGGCAGACCTCAAGAAATCCCAAGGAAGGAGAATATAAGTTCGTAGCAGGCAAAATCTATCTCCAAGATTCAGAGATCGAACCAAACCAACTAGACCAATTAGTTTGGACACGAAAGGAAGGAGGGAGACTGAGAAAGCCTGTAGACATAAGCACTCCTAGAAAATGCCAGAAACAAAGTGATGCTGCAGGGCAATGCCCTATCCTGATAAAAGGGAGACAAGCGCAATATGTGCCATGGGGCTCCCAAGACTTGGATGGACTAGTTGCACGCCTGCCGGATCTACATGAAGGGGCGGGCAAATGGATCAAAATGGTGGAGGATGAGACCACTGGAAAACTGCTTGCACTGGGAGATATAAAAGCACTCCTAGCCAAATGTGTGGGAAGTTCTAAGATGAATGAACTTTTAAGAGCAGCAGGCctccaaaatgcaataaactcACCATTCATGGACGGAAATCCATTTAATGGAGATAGAGCACGGATGTGGCAGGAGCTAAGGAATGAATATCCCAACCGCATTGACCCTAGAACACTCAAAGGGGAGCATCTGGGAGAGGAAGAGAATCCTGCTACCTATGTGCGATCACAGCTAAGAAAATGGAAGGAAGAACTGGAAAGAGATCCCGAGGAAGACATGGTGATGGCAGCGCTGTTCAGAAATGCCATTGTTGACTCTATGCCACCTGTGGTAAAGGCCCGACTGGAAGATGTAGTGGGTCTGAACTCTAAGTCACATAAAGAGTTCTGCGATCATGTGACCCATGCTGTAGAACAATACAGAAAGAacgaacagaaactgaaaaatcAAGAGAAGGAACTTCAAAGAAAATTGGTACAACTGCAGCTTGAAGAACTGGCCAGAAAGAAAAAGACGCAAGCCGTGgtcaaagacaaagacaaagaagaAGATCATGCAGCAATGATGGCTCCAGTGAACGCTCCAACACCAATGATGCAACAACCAGGAACAGGAAACACTGTACAGCCAGCACCTGGAAGTGGACTACAACAGCCAGCGCCTATTGTCATTTATGTAAAGCCTGAACAGCAAAACAGATTTGGGCCAAGGCCTATGCAAGGACAAGGACCTATGCAAGCACAACAAGGAAGACAAAACCAAGGAAGAAACCCATGCTGGGGATGTGGGCAACTAGGACATAACAGAAGGGACTGTCCAATTAACCCATGGAACATGGACCAGCGACAAGGTTCTCGATGGCAAGCAGGCCGCCAACAGCGAGGCCAATGGCAAGATCAAAGACAACAAGGACCTAATTGGCAagaccaacaacaacaaccatgGCAAAGTCAACAGCAACAGGGACCAGTCAACCAGCAACAGGGACCAATCAACCCACAGCAGGGACCAGTCAACCCATGGCGAGGTCCAGATGTCGGCTACTAGGGCTGCCCAGAAGATCCTACCGGGAGAGGTCAGCATCCAATGATAACTGAGAATGCTGATACAGAACCTATGCTGCAGGTTAATATTGAAGGCAAGATCACACCAATGATGATAGACACTGGAGCAACCTACACATGTATAAACTCAAACTATGCCTCACATCTCCCTATGTCTGGAAAGTTCACAAAGACAGTAGGATTTTCGGGACAAACGCAGCTAATTCCAATAACTGCTCCAGTTTGTCTAAGGACTAAGGACAAAGAAGTAACATTGCCTATTTTAGTATCAGACCAAACCCCTGTTAACCTGTTAGGGAGAGATGCCCTCTGTAAGCTAAAGGTACAAATACTCTGTTCCCCGGAAGGTATTTACATTGAGAGCAAGGGAGTCAGACAAATGGTAATCACAACCCCCCAAGCTAATGCTTATTGGTTAGGAAATTTAGAGGAAGAGGTAGGGAAGACCTTACATAAATGGGAAAAGTTTATTAAGGAACAGATCGAAGAGCCCAAATTACCCGAATTAGAATTTCACTGTACTATGATCTATGACCCATTGCGCAGAGTAGACATAGAAAGAAAATGGTTACAAGAAACCAAAGGCAAGGAAGTTCCCCTCATTTCACAGCATATAATTATAGGACCACAAGGAGCAGCATTACAAGTTGATGACAATGATTTTATTAAGAAATGGTTCCAGGTCCCAAACTCAGTTCcccatattacattatatttagaagAGAATAGTGAGTCTAAAGAAATAGGCCCAATGATGAAGAAAGCCAAAGGAATACaatggaaaaacacagacaACCCCTTAGTTTTTATATCAGCAGATAAACAATTTATGAAGATTGCATGTGCCACAATTATGCAAGGAACTCCTAGAgaggtggaagtcaatggtcaaGGAAAGGAAACATGAATTTGGAAACCATCCTAGAAAAAGAGATTAAACAAACAGAGTTTCTCAAAGAAATGGAGCAATTGGTTCCTGATCAATTATGGTCAAAACATGACACAGATGTAGGGCTGATAAAATCTGCTAGCCCCTATAGATATCAAAGCAAAACCAGGAACTAGATTGCCTAACAAATACCAATACCCATtgaaacctgaagcaataaatGGCATCAGGGAAACCATAGATGGACTAATCACAGCAGGAGTGCTGTTTAATACATCTAGTGCTTGTAACACACCTATACTGCCTGTTATCAAAGCAGACAAGGCAAAATTGCATTTGGTACATGAATTAAGGGCAATCAAAGAAATAGTGGAAGATTGGCCAGTAGAAGTTCTGAATCCTCACAGCTTGCTCACAAATGT
Encoded proteins:
- the LOC130550920 gene encoding uncharacterized protein LOC130550920 — its product is MSVTPVDLLGSKYPVCKDSIEKISKKWAARTKNLRTIWPESGTFDVTVCEEMEGLIKNYKPKDKNKKRSEKRKVEQEVLNLFKNEGINFLKNMKIIREMIKKDDEEEKLEKMTQPPPYEPFKSQMIRQMPVVTMTGDVTIEGQVEITPYPEEGNKEPIPQRVEKSRDSNSKAKKKASGCTSNRNDEEQDEDVISPYAEAQEALSELIRGRDEVYRDATEFLKKIQADSARGLEVTSKANSEASEEEEEEEAQSEAGSESSHQARRSPTNRETSSGQTSRNPKEGEYKFVAGKIYLQDSEIEPNQLDQLVWTRKEGGRLRKPVDISTPRKCQKQSDAAGQCPILIKGRQAQYVPWGSQDLDGLVARLPDLHEGAGKWIKMVEDETTGKLLALGDIKALLAKCVGSSKMNELLRAAGLQNAINSPFMDGNPFNGDRARMWQELRNEYPNRIDPRTLKGEHLGEEENPATYVRSQLRKWKEELERDPEEDMVMAALFRNAIVDSMPPVVKARLEDVVGLNSKSHKEFCDHVTHAVEQYRKNEQKLKNQEKELQRKLVQLQLEELARKKKTQAVVKDKDKEEDHAAMMAPVNAPTPMMQQPGTGNTVQPAPGSGLQQPAPIVIYVKPEQQNRFGPRPMQGQGPMQAQQGRQNQGRNPCWGCGQLGHNRRDCPINPWNMDQRQGSRWQAGRQQRGQWQDQRQQGPNWQDQQQQPWQSQQQQGPVNQQQGPINPQQGPVNPWRGPDVGY